A window of Micrococcales bacterium contains these coding sequences:
- a CDS encoding undecaprenyl/decaprenyl-phosphate alpha-N-acetylglucosaminyl 1-phosphate transferase, whose amino-acid sequence MRVHLLLCAIAAIVTYLAVWPVRRLATWTGAITPVRPRDVHDRPTPRLGGLAMVLGIAAGLGVASQLSFLSPVFSSSHAVWGVLGAAALVCLLGAADDWFDLSWWTKLAGQALAAGILAWQGVQLVTFPIAGLTIVSSRLSLVVSIVVVVAAINAINFVDGLDGLAAGITAIGCGAFFVYSYFLSREMGMADYASLSTLLLAVTVGACLGFLPHNFHPASIFMGDSGSMLLGLMFAAATIAVTGQVDPGAAGDITQGQAWGAFLPILLPFAVLALPLLDMLMAISRRMRAGLSPFHADRMHLHHRLLRLGHTHRRAVVIMYCWTAVLAFGAAALAVLPARQVGIGVGVGLVLAFVLTVVPSHLGERSRQRARGPSHRI is encoded by the coding sequence GTGAGGGTACACCTGCTGCTATGCGCCATTGCCGCCATCGTGACCTACCTGGCGGTCTGGCCGGTGCGACGCCTAGCCACCTGGACCGGGGCCATCACACCGGTGCGCCCACGCGACGTGCATGACAGGCCCACCCCACGCCTGGGTGGGCTGGCCATGGTCCTTGGCATTGCGGCCGGCCTGGGCGTGGCCTCGCAGCTGAGTTTCCTTTCCCCGGTTTTCTCATCCTCGCACGCCGTTTGGGGTGTTTTGGGCGCAGCCGCACTGGTTTGTCTGCTCGGGGCGGCCGATGACTGGTTTGACCTCAGTTGGTGGACCAAACTGGCCGGTCAAGCCTTAGCCGCAGGCATCTTGGCCTGGCAAGGGGTCCAGCTGGTGACCTTCCCGATTGCCGGGCTGACAATTGTCTCATCAAGGCTGTCACTGGTGGTATCGATCGTGGTGGTGGTAGCCGCCATCAACGCCATCAACTTTGTTGACGGTCTAGACGGGCTGGCGGCCGGGATAACCGCCATCGGCTGTGGCGCCTTTTTTGTCTACTCCTATTTCCTCTCCCGGGAGATGGGCATGGCCGACTACGCCTCGTTGTCGACCCTGCTGCTGGCGGTTACCGTGGGCGCCTGCCTCGGTTTCTTGCCCCACAACTTCCACCCGGCCTCGATTTTCATGGGGGATAGCGGCTCAATGCTGCTTGGGTTGATGTTCGCCGCCGCTACTATCGCGGTCACTGGCCAAGTTGACCCCGGTGCGGCCGGAGACATTACGCAAGGTCAGGCCTGGGGTGCTTTCCTGCCCATCCTGTTACCCTTCGCCGTACTGGCCTTGCCCTTGCTAGACATGCTGATGGCGATCTCGAGGCGAATGCGAGCCGGACTCTCCCCCTTCCACGCCGACCGCATGCACCTGCACCATCGCCTGCTCCGACTGGGCCACACCCACCGCCGGGCTGTGGTGATAATGTACTGCTGGACTGCGGTCTTGGCCTTTGGGGCGGCGGCACTAGCGGTCCTTCCGGCCCGGCAGGTCGGCATTGGGGTTGGCGTCGGTTTGGTTTTGGCCTTCGTCTTGACCGTTGTCCCAAGCCATCTGGGCGAACGCTCGCGCCAGCGGGCGCGCGGACCGAGCCACCGAATCTAG
- a CDS encoding L-threonylcarbamoyladenylate synthase, translated as MTNPAVVGPDRAGLARAVQALKRGQLVVTPTDTVYGVAAKPDLAPAVAALFAAKGRDRRQPVPVLVANLAQAEKLAELSDQARGLIAAHWPGALTLVLPAKDAVTWDLGQRGGTIALRQPRDETCLELLDLAGPLAVSSANRSGDVPALDASESLAKLGQQVAVYVDAGPARGGQASSVLDLTGLAPGLLRPGPIGADQLLPRAKRGSGTR; from the coding sequence ATGACGAATCCAGCTGTTGTAGGGCCTGACAGGGCCGGATTGGCCCGGGCAGTTCAGGCCCTGAAGCGTGGTCAACTGGTTGTAACCCCTACTGACACTGTCTACGGTGTGGCGGCCAAGCCGGATTTGGCGCCGGCAGTGGCGGCCTTGTTTGCCGCCAAGGGCCGTGACCGGCGCCAGCCGGTGCCGGTCCTGGTGGCCAATCTTGCGCAGGCAGAAAAACTGGCAGAACTGTCCGATCAAGCCCGAGGTCTAATAGCGGCCCACTGGCCAGGTGCCTTGACCCTGGTTCTCCCAGCCAAAGATGCAGTGACCTGGGATCTGGGCCAACGTGGTGGCACCATCGCGCTCAGGCAACCGAGAGACGAAACCTGCCTTGAGCTATTGGACTTGGCCGGGCCGCTAGCCGTCAGCTCGGCCAATCGCAGCGGGGACGTACCTGCCTTGGACGCCAGCGAGTCCCTGGCTAAATTGGGCCAGCAAGTAGCGGTCTACGTTGACGCCGGACCGGCCAGGGGCGGACAGGCCTCGTCTGTGCTGGATCTAACCGGCCTGGCGCCTGGGCTACTGCGGCCAGGGCCAATTGGCGCCGACCAACTCTTGCCCAGGGCCAAGCGGGGGAGCGGGACCAGGTGA
- a CDS encoding low molecular weight phosphatase family protein: protein MEPFRVLVVCTGNICRSPMAQFILAAALPKEQVEVTSAGTAAMVGYPIEPDALRVLKGMGLAKAAAGHRARQVTKPMVAEADLILTATRDHRARLVEAYPALMRRAMTLREFARLAGPAQSDAAWPGRESGAQSVDRLRQAVTLVVAQRGRAPVPAVAADDDVMDPYGLGLEAFEASAGQIRPAVIAGAAALRSLL, encoded by the coding sequence GTGGAACCCTTTAGAGTCCTGGTTGTCTGCACGGGCAACATCTGCCGCTCGCCCATGGCCCAGTTCATTCTGGCTGCCGCGCTGCCCAAGGAACAGGTTGAAGTTACCTCTGCCGGTACGGCCGCGATGGTGGGCTACCCGATTGAGCCGGACGCCCTTCGGGTGCTAAAGGGCATGGGCCTGGCCAAGGCCGCCGCCGGCCACCGGGCCAGGCAGGTGACCAAGCCAATGGTGGCGGAGGCTGACCTGATCTTGACCGCCACCCGGGACCACCGCGCCCGCCTGGTTGAGGCCTATCCGGCCTTGATGCGCCGGGCCATGACGCTGCGTGAATTTGCCCGGCTGGCCGGGCCAGCCCAGTCCGATGCCGCTTGGCCGGGGCGCGAAAGTGGGGCTCAGTCAGTCGACCGCTTGCGCCAGGCGGTCACGCTGGTGGTGGCGCAGCGCGGCCGGGCGCCTGTTCCCGCCGTCGCAGCCGATGACGATGTCATGGACCCCTATGGCCTAGGTTTGGAGGCGTTTGAAGCCTCGGCTGGCCAGATCAGACCGGCCGTTATTGCCGGTGCTGCCGCCCTGCGGTCCCTGCTCTAG
- a CDS encoding polysaccharide biosynthesis tyrosine autokinase, with amino-acid sequence MQIKDYLDIIRRHWLIVFILLVLSTATGMTYSLLATKQYDATAKLYVSVRGTDSATDMLQGTNYARQAVTSYVDVVKSKLVLDQVIEDLGLDLSTGQLASKISAQSPANSVLINITLRDPNPQMAAELANSVAQVFTDVVANELDRPVEGSSPVRVTVVSPAAAPSRAAAPRVSQNLALSILVGLAFGAGAALLRNATETRIRSREDIERLSDKPILGLTARDSDPKKRSLLLDSDTLDPRAEAYRRIRASLMFSNIEGSANTIIVTSPGPSEGKTVTAANLSISLADSGFKVLLVDCDLHRPRIATYMGLEGGAGLTDVLIGRATVEEVTQRWGNDQLYVLAAGRLPPNPSRLLGSSAMQGLHQALARQYDFVLLDSPPLLLTTDAVVLSRTVESEVVLVGAMGTTRKRSISAALAALETVDAQVLGLILTMAPTKTMDVYGYGDYNYGYAYRHGGPGLRGRKRRQAAKKQAQLAREQIRTQARATSPASPEQGAGIKRPARPRQAGPSRQPQQASWAAVVTGEGYPPGQGAKGTSPRPAEGEEPSWPVEWPASNGAPPWSPVGPDKSAH; translated from the coding sequence GTGCAGATAAAGGACTACCTAGACATCATCCGTCGGCATTGGCTGATTGTGTTCATCCTTCTGGTGCTCAGCACCGCGACCGGTATGACCTACTCGTTACTGGCTACCAAGCAATACGACGCTACTGCCAAGCTCTACGTTTCGGTTAGGGGTACCGACAGCGCCACTGACATGTTGCAGGGCACCAACTACGCCAGGCAGGCCGTTACCAGCTATGTCGATGTGGTCAAGAGCAAGCTGGTGTTGGATCAGGTTATCGAGGATCTGGGCCTCGACCTAAGTACCGGCCAGCTGGCCAGCAAGATATCGGCCCAGTCTCCTGCCAACAGTGTCTTGATCAACATCACGTTGAGGGATCCCAATCCCCAAATGGCGGCAGAACTGGCCAATTCGGTGGCTCAGGTCTTCACTGACGTTGTCGCAAACGAGCTCGACCGGCCAGTCGAAGGTTCCAGCCCGGTTCGGGTGACAGTGGTTTCACCGGCGGCGGCGCCGAGTCGCGCGGCCGCGCCACGGGTCAGCCAGAACCTGGCGTTGAGCATCCTGGTTGGGCTGGCTTTTGGGGCCGGTGCGGCCCTGTTGCGCAACGCCACCGAGACCCGGATTCGCTCGCGGGAGGACATCGAACGGCTTTCAGACAAGCCGATACTCGGTTTGACCGCGCGCGATTCCGATCCGAAGAAGCGCTCGCTCTTGCTCGACTCTGACACCCTTGACCCAAGGGCAGAGGCCTACCGGCGCATCCGCGCATCGCTGATGTTTTCCAACATAGAAGGCTCGGCCAACACCATCATTGTGACTTCGCCTGGCCCATCCGAAGGCAAGACCGTCACGGCCGCCAATTTGTCCATTTCGCTGGCCGATTCGGGCTTCAAAGTTCTGCTAGTGGACTGTGACCTGCACCGGCCGCGAATCGCCACGTATATGGGCCTTGAAGGTGGTGCCGGTTTGACCGATGTTCTGATTGGACGGGCCACAGTTGAGGAAGTCACCCAACGTTGGGGCAACGATCAGCTTTATGTCTTGGCCGCGGGACGGTTGCCGCCCAATCCCAGCCGCTTGCTCGGTAGCTCGGCCATGCAGGGACTACACCAGGCGCTGGCCAGGCAATACGACTTTGTCTTGCTTGATTCGCCGCCGCTGCTGCTAACCACCGACGCGGTTGTGCTGTCACGCACGGTCGAATCAGAAGTGGTCCTGGTTGGGGCCATGGGTACCACTCGCAAACGTAGTATTTCGGCGGCGTTGGCGGCCCTGGAGACGGTCGACGCCCAGGTGCTTGGCCTGATCTTGACCATGGCGCCAACTAAGACCATGGATGTCTACGGCTACGGCGATTACAACTACGGCTACGCCTATAGGCATGGCGGACCAGGCCTGCGTGGCCGCAAGCGGCGGCAAGCCGCCAAGAAGCAGGCCCAGCTGGCCCGGGAGCAGATCCGGACCCAGGCTCGAGCCACTAGCCCGGCCTCGCCTGAACAAGGAGCAGGCATCAAGCGGCCGGCCCGGCCTCGGCAGGCTGGCCCCAGCCGCCAGCCGCAACAAGCCTCGTGGGCAGCCGTTGTCACCGGTGAAGGCTATCCACCAGGCCAAGGTGCCAAAGGCACATCGCCGCGGCCAGCCGAGGGCGAGGAGCCATCCTGGCCGGTGGAGTGGCCTGCCTCCAACGGTGCGCCGCCCTGGAGCCCGGTTGGCCCTGACAAGTCGGCCCACTAG